From the genome of Sphingobacterium kitahiroshimense, one region includes:
- a CDS encoding glycoside hydrolase family 2 TIM barrel-domain containing protein, with amino-acid sequence MIKSLSMRISCVMAVLLASAFQANAQIGDPIAGFRYGVETIPTGKEWESPQDLALNKEQPHAYFFSFKDADKARKVLPENSEYWQSLNGTWKFNWVKTPDERPKNFFDPKADVTAWDNVGVPMSWNIAGIQKDGTLKYGVPIYVNQPVIFQHQVKVDDWRGGVMRTPPKHWTTYIYRNEVGSYRRSFEVPTNWDGRDIYINFDGVDSFFYLWINGKYVGFSKNSRNVASFNITDYLNKKGENVVAVEVYRNSDASFIEAQDMFRLPGIFRTVALTAKPKVQIRDVVAIPDLDEKYQNGTLSIKAEILNKDKKVAKGHQIKYCLYANELYSDVNTAVKSILVSSDVVDINPNTSSIVKATLQVENPNKWSAERPYRYTLVAELKDSKNRTIETSSLYVGFRKVEIKDTKASDDEFGLAGRYFFVNGKTVKLKGVNRHESNPEKGKVVTHEQMEQEIILMKKANINHVRNSHYPDDPYWYYLCDKYGIYLEDEANIESHEYYYGDASLSHPPEWKNAHVARNLEMVHANVNHPAIVLWSLGNEAGPGNNFVAAYDAIKKFDTSRPVQYERNNNIVDMGSNQYPSIEWVRQAVKGQFKMKYPFHISEYAHSMGNASGNLIDYWEAIESTNFFMGGATWDWIDQAMYFYDKQSGEKFFAYGGDFGDKPNDGTFVNNGLIFADMKPKPQYYEVKKVYQNVGVKAVDIAQGKIEIFNKNYFVSLADYDIVWSLYENGVEIQKPVSVVKGETVEAREKKVVTLPLDFQKLNKQSEYFVKVQFLLAKDQLWAAKGYLQMEEQLFVKAATENPTIAAVQTNAKLSIVDEQKLKVIKGSDFIIKFDTENGSIYSLSYAGKQVIRDGEGPKLDAYRAPVDNDNWAYQQWFQKGLHNLKHKALSSSIYTRQDGAIVLSFMVESQAPNAATIHGGTSGTYTIEEHKDKLFGANDFKFTTNQVWTVYQDGSLELAANVTSNDETLALARLGYGLQLPEQYSNYTYYGRGPINNYADRKTAQNIELHTSTVKDQFVPWPNPQSMSNNEEVRWTALTDESGSGVVFIAKDHMSTSALPWSEMEVTLASHPYKLPKSSGTHLHVDAAVTGLGGNSCGQGPPLEQDRVKAKSTSFGFIIRPVANQDYRQKSQVSLAGDVPISVSRSRNGDLHIASEQVGAELYYTIGKGKPQIFKAPVNLREGGIVTAWAKGNEKLKASFQFPKIESIPMQVIFASSEETGEGEASNLLDGDPSTIWHSMYSVTVAQYPHWVDFDANAIKTIKAFTYTPRQGGGNGTIKSYKLQVSIDGKNWSEPVAEGNFENNGKPKTVTLAKPVKGRFIRFTALSSQNGQDFAAAAEFSVSAE; translated from the coding sequence ATGATCAAATCATTATCTATGCGAATAAGCTGTGTCATGGCAGTTTTATTAGCATCGGCCTTTCAGGCGAATGCACAAATCGGAGATCCGATTGCGGGCTTTCGTTATGGGGTCGAAACGATTCCAACAGGTAAAGAGTGGGAGTCTCCCCAAGACCTCGCGCTCAATAAGGAGCAACCCCATGCTTATTTTTTCTCTTTTAAAGATGCTGATAAGGCTCGTAAAGTATTACCGGAAAATAGTGAGTATTGGCAGTCTTTGAACGGTACCTGGAAATTTAATTGGGTAAAAACCCCTGATGAAAGACCGAAGAATTTTTTTGATCCTAAAGCAGATGTAACAGCTTGGGATAATGTTGGTGTTCCAATGAGCTGGAATATAGCGGGCATTCAAAAAGATGGTACGCTAAAATATGGTGTGCCTATTTATGTTAACCAACCGGTTATTTTTCAACATCAGGTAAAAGTGGATGATTGGCGCGGAGGTGTTATGCGTACTCCTCCGAAGCATTGGACAACGTATATCTATAGAAATGAAGTCGGATCTTATAGACGCTCATTCGAGGTACCAACCAATTGGGACGGCCGTGATATCTATATTAATTTTGATGGTGTAGATTCATTTTTTTATCTATGGATCAATGGGAAGTACGTCGGTTTTTCAAAAAACTCACGTAATGTAGCTTCTTTTAATATCACTGATTATTTGAATAAGAAAGGTGAGAATGTTGTCGCTGTAGAAGTGTACAGGAATTCAGATGCTTCTTTTATTGAGGCTCAGGATATGTTCCGTCTTCCGGGGATATTTAGAACTGTCGCTTTAACAGCAAAGCCGAAGGTTCAGATTCGTGATGTTGTCGCCATTCCAGATCTGGATGAAAAGTATCAAAATGGAACTTTAAGTATTAAAGCTGAAATCTTAAATAAAGATAAAAAAGTTGCTAAAGGTCATCAGATTAAATATTGTCTCTATGCGAATGAACTTTATAGCGATGTTAATACAGCTGTAAAATCTATTTTGGTATCTAGTGATGTGGTAGATATTAATCCGAATACCTCATCTATCGTTAAAGCTACTCTTCAAGTTGAAAACCCCAATAAATGGTCAGCAGAGCGTCCATACCGTTACACACTTGTTGCTGAATTAAAAGATAGTAAAAACCGTACAATAGAAACATCTTCTCTTTATGTTGGTTTCCGTAAAGTGGAAATTAAAGATACAAAGGCTTCTGATGATGAGTTTGGTTTGGCAGGACGTTATTTCTTTGTAAATGGTAAAACTGTAAAATTAAAAGGGGTAAATCGCCACGAATCAAATCCTGAGAAAGGAAAAGTGGTGACACATGAGCAGATGGAGCAAGAAATCATCTTGATGAAGAAAGCGAATATCAATCATGTTCGTAATTCACATTATCCAGATGATCCATATTGGTATTACTTATGTGATAAGTACGGAATCTATTTAGAAGATGAGGCTAATATTGAAAGTCATGAATATTACTATGGCGATGCTTCTCTTTCACACCCTCCGGAATGGAAGAATGCACACGTAGCACGTAACTTGGAGATGGTTCATGCAAATGTAAATCATCCTGCTATTGTTCTCTGGTCATTGGGTAATGAGGCCGGCCCAGGAAACAACTTTGTAGCGGCATATGATGCGATTAAAAAATTTGATACATCACGTCCTGTTCAGTACGAGCGTAATAATAATATCGTTGATATGGGATCAAACCAATATCCTTCAATCGAATGGGTTCGTCAAGCTGTAAAAGGGCAGTTTAAGATGAAATATCCTTTCCATATTTCCGAATATGCACACTCTATGGGGAATGCATCGGGTAACCTGATTGATTACTGGGAAGCGATTGAATCGACAAATTTCTTTATGGGCGGAGCTACTTGGGATTGGATCGATCAGGCCATGTATTTTTATGATAAGCAGTCTGGTGAAAAGTTCTTTGCTTATGGAGGTGATTTTGGTGATAAACCTAATGATGGAACATTTGTCAATAACGGATTGATTTTCGCAGATATGAAGCCAAAGCCACAATATTATGAGGTAAAGAAAGTTTACCAGAATGTGGGTGTTAAGGCTGTTGATATTGCACAGGGTAAAATAGAAATCTTTAATAAGAACTATTTTGTTTCTTTAGCGGATTACGATATCGTTTGGTCTTTATATGAAAATGGTGTGGAGATACAGAAGCCTGTCTCAGTAGTAAAGGGTGAAACAGTGGAAGCACGTGAGAAGAAAGTGGTTACATTACCTTTGGACTTTCAAAAATTAAATAAACAATCTGAATACTTTGTTAAAGTACAGTTCTTATTAGCTAAAGATCAATTATGGGCAGCTAAAGGATATTTACAGATGGAAGAACAGTTGTTTGTTAAAGCCGCAACAGAAAACCCTACTATAGCTGCTGTTCAGACAAACGCTAAACTAAGCATCGTTGATGAACAAAAGTTAAAAGTAATTAAAGGTTCAGATTTCATTATTAAGTTTGATACGGAAAATGGTAGTATTTATAGCCTAAGCTATGCTGGTAAACAGGTTATTCGTGATGGTGAGGGACCTAAATTAGATGCTTACCGTGCACCTGTAGATAATGATAACTGGGCTTATCAGCAGTGGTTTCAAAAGGGCTTACATAATCTGAAGCATAAAGCTTTATCCAGCTCGATCTATACCAGACAAGATGGGGCAATAGTTCTATCATTTATGGTCGAATCGCAAGCGCCTAATGCAGCGACTATTCATGGTGGTACTTCTGGAACATATACGATTGAAGAACATAAAGACAAACTTTTTGGCGCTAATGACTTCAAGTTTACAACAAATCAGGTCTGGACAGTGTACCAAGATGGTTCGCTCGAATTAGCCGCTAATGTAACATCCAATGATGAAACGTTAGCTTTAGCCCGACTAGGTTATGGTTTGCAATTACCAGAACAATATAGCAACTATACATATTATGGAAGAGGACCGATCAATAACTATGCAGACCGTAAAACTGCACAAAATATAGAGTTACATACGAGTACGGTTAAAGATCAGTTCGTTCCATGGCCAAATCCTCAAAGTATGAGTAATAATGAAGAGGTGCGTTGGACAGCTTTAACGGATGAGTCGGGGTCTGGTGTGGTCTTTATTGCCAAAGATCATATGTCGACATCTGCATTACCCTGGAGTGAGATGGAAGTTACCTTAGCAAGTCATCCCTATAAATTACCAAAAAGCTCAGGTACACATTTACATGTGGATGCGGCAGTTACCGGTTTGGGTGGCAATAGCTGTGGGCAAGGACCTCCATTGGAACAAGATCGTGTGAAAGCAAAATCAACTTCGTTTGGCTTTATTATCCGTCCTGTTGCTAATCAGGATTATCGTCAGAAGTCTCAAGTTTCTCTAGCGGGTGATGTGCCGATCTCGGTATCAAGAAGCCGTAACGGCGACTTGCATATCGCAAGTGAGCAGGTAGGTGCGGAACTATATTATACCATTGGTAAAGGAAAGCCACAAATATTCAAAGCTCCTGTTAACTTACGTGAAGGTGGTATTGTGACAGCATGGGCAAAGGGCAATGAGAAATTGAAAGCTTCTTTCCAATTTCCTAAAATAGAAAGTATCCCGATGCAAGTTATATTTGCTTCGAGTGAAGAAACAGGGGAAGGTGAAGCTTCTAATTTATTAGATGGTGATCCAAGTACAATTTGGCATTCGATGTATTCAGTTACTGTGGCACAATATCCGCATTGGGTAGATTTTGATGCGAATGCAATTAAAACCATTAAAGCCTTTACCTATACCCCACGTCAAGGTGGTGGTAATGGTACCATTAAAAGCTATAAATTGCAGGTGAGTATCGATGGCAAGAACTGGAGCGAGCCAGTTGCTGAAGGTAATTTCGAAAATAATGGAAAACCGAAGACCGTAACTTTGGCTAAGCCGGTAAAAGGTCGTTTTATTCGTTTTACAGCACTAAGTTCGCAAAATGGACAAGACTTTGCTGCAGCAGCGGAATTCTCTGTGAGCGCAGAATAA
- a CDS encoding RNA polymerase sigma factor has product MSKISKSNKLENDEQIIAGIKSGSSIALDAIYELYYPSIAHMISQNNGSEDEAKDIFQEAVIVLYDKVSKGNFELSSKLKTYLYSICRRLWLKQLNRAGFGSVDIRGYEDSLPDNDDIERHQELDKKFDQMEHAMSLLGEPCKTILHDFYIQNHSMQEICEKFGYTNTDNAKTQKYKCLQRLKKLFFMQ; this is encoded by the coding sequence GTGAGTAAGATCAGTAAATCAAATAAGCTCGAAAATGATGAGCAAATCATAGCCGGTATTAAATCGGGTAGTAGTATTGCATTGGATGCAATATATGAATTATACTATCCATCTATTGCCCATATGATTTCTCAAAATAACGGAAGCGAAGATGAGGCAAAAGATATCTTCCAAGAGGCCGTGATTGTTCTTTATGACAAGGTTTCTAAAGGTAATTTTGAATTAAGCAGTAAACTTAAAACCTATCTATATTCGATTTGCCGAAGACTTTGGCTTAAGCAGTTAAATCGTGCAGGTTTTGGATCAGTAGATATCCGAGGTTATGAAGATTCGTTACCGGATAACGATGATATCGAGCGACATCAGGAGCTTGACAAAAAATTTGACCAAATGGAACACGCAATGTCTCTTTTAGGAGAACCTTGTAAAACCATTCTCCACGATTTCTATATCCAGAACCATTCCATGCAGGAGATCTGCGAGAAGTTTGGATATACCAATACTGACAATGCCAAAACTCAAAAATACAAATGCCTGCAAAGATTGAAAAAACTATTTTTCATGCAGTAA
- a CDS encoding trypsin-like peptidase domain-containing protein: MMSQQEFFELADRYLRDEMIKEERASFESFCAENPSFSAQLTQHRQFLDNLKDTQSRIDFKQQLAQSAKSYHQSHQQAKVIPMKQTKVISLWEKLKASSLVAASVAVVAVFSTLWISGYYKNIDKANTDYSALKRDMNNVKKDVNEHNAALKSINNKSTKASESSVSQYGATGFMVSNNGYVVTNYHVVSGADSIYLQNNKGESYKAQVIHSDASNDLAILLIEDANFKRGKTLPYTFKTAASDLGEDIYTIGFPRDEAVYGQGYLSSSTGYAGDTIAYQISIPVNPGNSGGPVMDTKGNVIGIISGKQRGIDGAGFAIKTKSILKALDEIPADSLQGQVKLNKKNMLSGLSRTEQIKRMQDYIYMVKVY; the protein is encoded by the coding sequence ATGATGAGTCAACAAGAGTTTTTTGAATTAGCAGATCGCTATCTCAGGGATGAAATGATAAAAGAAGAGCGTGCTTCTTTCGAATCTTTCTGTGCAGAAAACCCTTCTTTCTCGGCACAGCTAACGCAACACCGTCAATTTCTTGACAATCTTAAAGATACACAGTCACGTATTGATTTTAAACAGCAACTCGCACAGTCCGCTAAAAGTTATCACCAGTCGCATCAGCAGGCGAAAGTGATTCCGATGAAGCAAACAAAAGTAATCTCTTTATGGGAAAAATTGAAAGCAAGTTCATTAGTAGCTGCTTCGGTAGCCGTAGTTGCCGTATTTTCCACATTATGGATTTCAGGATATTATAAGAATATTGATAAAGCTAATACAGATTACAGTGCATTGAAGCGTGACATGAATAATGTGAAGAAAGATGTCAATGAACATAATGCTGCGCTGAAAAGTATTAATAATAAATCAACCAAAGCAAGTGAATCTTCTGTCAGTCAATATGGAGCTACAGGGTTTATGGTTTCAAATAATGGTTATGTCGTGACCAACTACCATGTTGTAAGCGGTGCAGATTCAATATACCTGCAAAATAATAAAGGGGAATCATACAAAGCACAGGTAATCCATTCGGACGCCAGCAATGATTTAGCGATACTACTAATTGAAGATGCTAACTTTAAAAGAGGCAAAACTTTACCATACACCTTTAAAACCGCAGCATCAGATTTAGGGGAAGATATTTATACGATAGGTTTCCCACGGGATGAGGCCGTGTACGGGCAAGGATATTTGAGTTCATCGACAGGATATGCCGGTGATACAATCGCTTATCAAATTTCAATCCCTGTTAACCCGGGTAACAGCGGTGGTCCAGTAATGGACACCAAAGGAAATGTTATCGGTATTATCTCCGGTAAACAAAGAGGGATTGATGGTGCCGGTTTTGCAATCAAAACAAAATCGATATTGAAAGCATTAGATGAAATACCTGCCGATTCATTGCAAGGGCAAGTAAAATTAAATAAGAAAAATATGCTCTCTGGTCTTTCAAGAACAGAGCAAATAAAAAGAATGCAAGATTATATATACATGGTGAAAGTATATTAA
- a CDS encoding peroxiredoxin — MSLRLGDEAPNFKAQTTIGDIDFHEFIKDSWVVFFSHPSDYTPVCTTELGRTAKLKSEFDKRGVKAIALSVDPVQDHLDWIQDINETQNTTVNFPIIADEDRHVSELYDMIHPNASATVTVRSVFIIGPDKKIKLTLTYPASTGRNFDEILRVIDSLQLTADYSVATPADWKHGEDVIVVPAIKTEDIPAKFPKGFKEIKPYLRTTPQPNL, encoded by the coding sequence ATGAGTTTAAGATTAGGAGATGAAGCGCCAAATTTTAAAGCGCAGACGACGATAGGAGATATTGATTTCCATGAGTTTATTAAAGATAGCTGGGTTGTGTTTTTTTCGCACCCTTCTGATTATACACCTGTTTGTACAACTGAACTTGGACGGACAGCGAAATTAAAATCGGAGTTTGATAAAAGGGGCGTGAAAGCAATCGCTCTAAGTGTTGATCCTGTTCAAGATCATTTGGATTGGATACAGGATATCAACGAAACCCAGAATACTACTGTTAATTTTCCGATTATTGCTGACGAAGATCGTCATGTATCCGAATTGTATGATATGATTCACCCCAATGCTTCTGCAACGGTAACAGTACGTTCAGTATTTATTATAGGGCCAGATAAAAAAATTAAATTAACACTAACGTACCCCGCATCTACCGGTCGTAATTTTGATGAAATATTACGTGTTATTGATTCTTTACAGTTGACTGCCGATTATTCTGTAGCTACACCTGCGGACTGGAAACATGGAGAGGATGTGATTGTGGTTCCTGCTATCAAAACAGAGGACATCCCTGCAAAGTTCCCGAAAGGCTTTAAAGAAATCAAACCTTACTTAAGAACAACTCCACAGCCTAATTTATAA